A part of Salmo salar chromosome ssa18, Ssal_v3.1, whole genome shotgun sequence genomic DNA contains:
- the LOC106576813 gene encoding DENN domain-containing protein 10, producing the protein MAAPETQLMLSVGLIEKDVNADTLWVWCYPSVSAELREVLLSKCCLRQDSRGLHTFVFGQFCRTWYYISTVEVQEPTALKKVTHFSIVVTAKDFNPEKYAAFSRVLCRMYIKHGSPVKMMEGYIAVLTKGICQSDENGSFLIKDYDVRKAYLAGSVKDVVSQFGMETIILYTALMLKKRIVVHHPQVEALLEFTRALPALTWHRKDWSILHPYVHLTDSELENLRTCTGYVAGFVDPEVSNRSDLFDVYVNLPDSEITISQSAKEAMSMGKLHKDIGLVIVQSAENADRTDGQIIKDISIKTREILANLASLAEECENSKITLETLKQRHFPPATENFLFHLAAAEQLLKI; encoded by the exons ATGGCGGCACCAGAAACTCAGCTCATGTTAAGCGTTGGATTAATTG AGAAAGATGTGAATGCAGACACCTTGTGGGTGTGGTGCTATCCTTCAGTCAGTGCTGAGCTCCGGGAGGTCCTGCTCAGTAAGTGCTGTCTCAGACAGGACAGCCGAGGCTTGCACACTTTTGTGTTTGGCCAGTTCTGCCGTACCTGGTACTACATATCCACTGTAGAGGTGCAGGAACCCACCGCCCTAAAGAAG GTCACACATTTTTCAATAGTTGTCACAGCAAAGGACTTCAACCCTGAGAAGTATGCAGCATTCAGTCGAGTACTATGCAG GATGTACATCAAACATGGGAGCCCTGTGAAAATGATGGAGGGTTACATTGCAGTCCTCACCAAAGGCATCTGCCAGAGTGACGAGAATGGCTCCTTTCTCATCAAGGACTACGATGTCAGGAAGGCCTACTTAGCAGGCTCAGTGAAAG ATGTGGTGTCCCAGTTTGGTATGGAGACCATCATCCTGTACACAGCCCTTATGCTAAAGAAGAGGATTGTGGTCCATCACCCTCAGGTTGAAGCACTGTTGGAGTTCACAAG AGCTCTTCCAGCTCTGACGTGGCACAGGAAAGACTGGTCCATTTTGCACCCTTATGTCCACCTGACTGACAGTGAGCTCGAGAATCTCAGGACGTGCACTG GATACGTCGCAGGATTTGTTGATCCAGAAGTGAGCAACAGATCGGATTTGTTTGACGTATATGTGAACCTCCCAGATAGTGAGATTACTATATCCCAGAGTGCCAAAG AGGCCATGTCTATGGGAAAGCTGCACAAAGACATTGGGCTCGTCATTGTCCAGTCTGCAGAGAATGCTGATAGAACAGATGGGCAGATTATCAAG GACATTTCCATAAAGACGAGGGAGATCCTTGCTAACTTGGCGTCATTAGCCGAGGAATGTGAGAACTCTAAAATCACCCTGGAGACCTTAAAGCAGCGCCACTTCCCGCCTGCTACGGAGAACTTCCTGTTCCACTTGGCAGCTGCTGAGCAGCTCCTCAAGATATGA